DNA from Gemmatimonadota bacterium:
TCGCGCCACGATCGAACTGTTCGGCGTCTCGCGCGAGATCACCAATGAGACGCGCAGCGTGGTGGGCGCCGTCCGGTCGTTGCACGCGTCGGGGAACCTCTTCGTCGCCGGACTGATCGTCCTCTTCAGCATCGTGGTCCCGATCACCAAGGCCGCGCTGCTCCTCCCGATCTTCGCGCTGCGCGGCTCGGCGACGTCGTACCGGCTGTATGCGCTGGTCCAGAGCATCAGCAAGTGGTCGATGGCCGACGTCTTTGCGGTCGGCATGCTCATCGCCCTGCTCGTGGCGAAGGGGACGGCCAACCTGTCGGCCGTCGCGGGGCCGGGCTTCTACTACTTTGCCGCCTACTGCCTGGTCTCCAACGCCGCCTTCCAGGCGCTGCGGATCGAGCGCCCGGCATCGTCGATGTAGGGGGCGACCGCCGTCGTCACGAGCGGCCGTCGCGCGGAATCGCTATTTCGCCGCCGGGTCGCCGCGCTTGGCGGCGATGCGGAACTTGGCGACCGGCAGGCTGTCGAGCGTCACGATCCCTTCGATGGCGTCATCGCTCACGAAGGCCCCGTCGTGCTCCAGGCGCTTTCCCTCGGGGGCCGTGACACGGAAGCGGAGGCGCTTCCCTTCGCGCACGACATTCCCGATCGGCCCGGCCCCTTGCCCCGGGACCATCGCCGTCCCCGCCAGGTTCGCTCCGGCCTGCGTGAAGGTGTAGTTCACCGGCACGACGAGGGTGCTGTCGCCGAGCTGCACGGTCGCGGTCCCGCTCCACAACCCCACCAGGGTCGGCATCGACGCCG
Protein-coding regions in this window:
- a CDS encoding paraquat-inducible protein A — translated: MSNRNRLAIALAVLSLALLWPGLVQPALTIRATIELFGVSREITNETRSVVGAVRSLHASGNLFVAGLIVLFSIVVPITKAALLLPIFALRGSATSYRLYALVQSISKWSMADVFAVGMLIALLVAKGTANLSAVAGPGFYYFAAYCLVSNAAFQALRIERPASSM